A single Dreissena polymorpha isolate Duluth1 chromosome 14, UMN_Dpol_1.0, whole genome shotgun sequence DNA region contains:
- the LOC127858598 gene encoding acetylcholine receptor subunit delta-like → MIEGEKGIITEQFEENSRWSLVNTTVEEVKGVDAMVIFKMKLKRKSTFYVFNILIPMVLLSFLNVLTFVLPVSSGERASYAVTVFLSLAVFLTIVASEIPKNSNTISIVSVYMTAVLALRFATVMTSLLELRLASRAKDKDLISSGYMNSGMSNFLYATQGCPLCLLVQQVTQFISKSVYDYINLMAAQMFVLSDMTSIIDFNEREESITISGYLGMEWIDEFLKWEPEDYG, encoded by the exons ATGATTGAAGGAGAGAAAGGCATCATTACTGAACAGTTTGAAGAAAATTCAAGATGGTCGCTG GTTAACACAACAGTTGAGGAAGTCAAAGGTGTTGATGCCATGGTTATTTTCAAGATGAAACTGAAGCGAAAGTCAACATTTTACGTGTTCAATATACTCATCCCCATggttctactttcgtttttaaacgtCCTCACATTTGTACTTCCGGTATCGTCTGGCGAGCGCGCTTCCTACGCTGTCACAGTGTTCCTGTCTTTGGCCGTGTTTCTAACAATAGTAGCGTCTGAGATTCCAAAAAACTCCAACACCATCTCCATCGTCTCAGTTTACATGACGGCAGTGCTAGCACTAAGATTTGCTACTGTGATGACGTCACTGTTAGAATTGCGACTGGCGTCCCGAGCTAAGGACAAGGACTTAATCAGCTCAGGATATATG AACTCGGGCATGTCCAACTTCCTGTACGCTACACAGGGTTGCCCGTTGTGTCTACTAGTCCAACAAGTCACACAATTTATCTCAAAATCAGTGTATGATTATATCAATTTGATGGCAGCGCAAATGTTCGTTCTGTCTGACATGACGT CTATAATTGATTTCAATGAACGAGAAGAAAGCATAACGATTAGCGGATATCTTGGAATGGAATGGATTGATGAATTCCTCAAGTGGGAACCAGAGGATTACGGATGA